One part of the Xylanimonas allomyrinae genome encodes these proteins:
- a CDS encoding aldo/keto reductase: MVPVTIPTLRLNNGVEIPQLGFGTYKLPPAQTRDLVLRAFDAGYRHVDTAQMYRNEREVGQAVSAGGLPRSEVFVTTKLNNAFHAHDDALAAFDRSLDALGTDYVDLFLIHWPVPALGLYPQAWAALEEILASGRARAIGVSNFQPAHLDRILKTGTVVPAVNQVEVHPYLRQDEVRAYGAAHGIVTEAWSPLGRGTVLGDPVIAGVAARHGVTPAQAVLRWHVQRGDVVFPKSATPERIVENADIFGFTLDDADVAAIDALDRDGRTGSHPDTENRTDR, translated from the coding sequence ATGGTGCCCGTGACCATCCCCACCCTCCGGCTGAACAACGGCGTCGAGATCCCGCAGCTCGGCTTCGGCACCTACAAGCTGCCGCCCGCGCAGACCCGCGACCTCGTGCTGCGTGCCTTCGACGCCGGGTACCGGCACGTCGACACCGCGCAGATGTACCGCAACGAACGCGAGGTCGGCCAGGCCGTCAGCGCCGGCGGCCTGCCCCGGTCGGAGGTGTTCGTCACCACCAAGCTCAACAACGCGTTCCACGCGCACGACGACGCGCTCGCCGCCTTCGACCGCTCGCTCGACGCGCTCGGCACCGACTACGTCGACCTGTTCCTCATCCACTGGCCCGTGCCCGCCCTCGGGCTGTACCCGCAGGCGTGGGCCGCGCTCGAGGAGATCCTCGCGTCCGGGCGGGCGCGCGCCATCGGCGTCTCCAACTTCCAGCCCGCCCACCTGGACCGCATCCTGAAGACCGGCACGGTGGTGCCCGCCGTCAACCAGGTGGAGGTCCACCCCTACCTGCGGCAGGACGAGGTCCGGGCCTACGGCGCCGCGCACGGCATCGTCACCGAGGCGTGGTCGCCGCTCGGCCGAGGGACGGTGCTCGGCGACCCCGTCATCGCGGGCGTCGCCGCCCGGCACGGCGTCACCCCGGCCCAGGCGGTGCTGCGCTGGCACGTGCAGCGCGGCGACGTCGTCTTCCCCAAGTCGGCGACCCCCGAGCGGATCGTCGAGAACGCCGACATCTTCGGGTTCACGCTCGACGACGCCGACGTGGCCGCGATCGACGCCCTCGACCGCGACGGGCGCACGGGATCCCACCCGGACACCGAGAACCGGACGGATCGCTGA
- a CDS encoding PTS sugar transporter subunit IIA, with protein sequence MLEPLTVRSPVTGNVVDVADVPDPVFSGALVGCGIAVVPDPATGGRVVAPVDGTVAKLHPHAFVVTADDGPAVLVHLGIDTVELRGVGFVTHVTEGDHVTAGQVVTTWDPETVRGGGRSPVVPVIVLGTAPEALAGLPRVGAPVTTSDVLFTIQGTVERTPDRPLTGSSPAPRPAA encoded by the coding sequence ATGCTCGAACCGCTCACCGTCCGCTCCCCCGTCACCGGGAACGTTGTCGACGTCGCCGACGTCCCCGACCCGGTGTTCTCCGGCGCGCTCGTCGGCTGCGGCATCGCCGTCGTGCCCGACCCCGCGACGGGCGGGCGCGTCGTCGCCCCCGTCGACGGCACCGTGGCCAAGCTGCACCCGCACGCGTTCGTCGTCACCGCGGACGACGGCCCGGCGGTACTGGTCCACCTCGGGATCGACACCGTCGAGCTGCGCGGCGTCGGGTTCGTCACACACGTCACCGAAGGCGACCACGTCACGGCCGGACAGGTCGTCACGACGTGGGACCCCGAAACCGTCCGCGGCGGCGGCCGATCACCCGTGGTGCCCGTGATCGTGCTCGGCACGGCACCCGAGGCGCTCGCGGGACTGCCCCGCGTCGGTGCGCCCGTGACGACGTCCGACGTCCTGTTCACGATCCAGGGCACCGTCGAGCGCACCCCCGACCGCCCCCTGACCGGTTCATCGCCCGCGCCACGGCCAGCCGCGTAG
- a CDS encoding TetR/AcrR family transcriptional regulator, translating into MTDLPAISPRRERTRERLLDAAAEVFARVGFGAASVEAIADAAGFTRGAFYSNFESKEALFLALIERQGRRHVAALEAAVARLDADVVRARHLNSDAIRSVLAAVTQGKVPESGWYLMNSEFELLAMRAPGIGAAWMAQQRAMRAELSGVLDRLLGGLGLRFTTDPAIAVELLLGAWAASARDASVAGEPEVAPEALEALVDLLITEA; encoded by the coding sequence GTGACCGACCTTCCGGCGATCTCACCCCGGCGCGAGCGCACGCGCGAACGACTGCTCGACGCCGCCGCCGAGGTCTTCGCGCGCGTCGGCTTCGGGGCAGCCTCGGTCGAGGCCATCGCCGACGCCGCCGGCTTCACCCGCGGGGCCTTCTACTCCAACTTCGAGAGCAAGGAAGCCCTGTTTCTCGCGCTCATCGAACGGCAGGGGCGCCGGCACGTCGCCGCGCTCGAGGCAGCGGTCGCCCGGCTCGACGCCGACGTCGTCCGCGCCCGCCACCTCAACAGCGACGCCATCCGCTCGGTGCTCGCCGCCGTCACCCAGGGGAAGGTGCCCGAGAGCGGCTGGTACCTCATGAACTCCGAGTTCGAGCTGCTGGCGATGCGCGCGCCCGGCATCGGGGCCGCGTGGATGGCCCAGCAGCGCGCGATGCGCGCCGAGCTCAGCGGCGTGCTCGACCGGCTCCTGGGCGGCCTCGGCCTACGGTTCACGACCGACCCTGCGATCGCCGTCGAACTGCTGCTCGGCGCGTGGGCCGCGAGCGCCCGCGACGCGTCGGTCGCGGGCGAGCCCGAGGTCGCGCCCGAGGCGTTGGAGGCCCTGGTCGACCTCCTGATCACGGAAGCGTGA
- the ppdK gene encoding pyruvate, phosphate dikinase produces the protein MTTSATPTATGHDAAPDRRHVYDFTEGNAQMKSLLGGKGAGLAEMTRIGVPVPDGFTVTTQACVAAMQAGGTWPDNLWAQIEAHLDDLERRTGRTLGGSERPLLVSVRSGSVFSMPGMMDTILNLGISDDAAAGLAAETGNARFAWDSYRRFLQMYGEVVEGVPAHAFEDELAALKGRRGVTQDTDLTVEDLQELVATFRRVARANGADIPTDPREQLRRSVNAVFASWDNPRARVYRGLNAIPDDLGTAVNVQQMVFGNRGESSATGVAFTRNPSTGAKELYGEFLVNAQGEDVVAGIRTPRPLAELETVLPEAYRQFLDTMTLLESHYGDMQDIEFTIEQSKLYLLQTRNGKRTAAAALKVARDMVDEGVIDRETALRRIEPEQLDQLLHPGLDPKHTATPVTRGLNASPGAAVGRLVFDADTAAERGKAGDAVVLVRWETTPDDIHGVVAAQGVLTAHGGMTSHAAVVARGMGKPCVAGAGELQIDVAAKTVTIGGTVLTEDDTVTLDGSTGNVYVGPIALVPPQITDDFREVLGWADDVRRLGVRANADTGPDAAKARELGAEGIGLCRTEHMFMAADRLPVVQRMILASDADARGAALADLLPMQQSDFDEIFEAMTGLPVTIRLIDPPLHEFLPDLVEQSLLVQRLEIAGAGAPPSDELVAARDLLAHVKRLHEMNPMLGTRGVRLSLLYPEICVMQTRAIIRAAIAVRARGLDPRVEIMVPLVGFAEELRRMREVIVATADEELAAAGVALDYTVGTMIELPRAALTADKVAEHADFFSFGTNDLTQTAVGISRDDAEGSFLASYLEAGIVPANPFASIDADGVAELVRIGVTKGRETKPGLKTGVCGEHGGDPASIAIFDKIGLDYVSCSPYRVPLARLAAARTTLDG, from the coding sequence ATGACCACCTCGGCCACACCCACCGCCACCGGACACGACGCGGCACCGGACCGCCGCCACGTCTACGACTTCACCGAGGGCAACGCGCAGATGAAGTCCCTGCTCGGTGGCAAGGGCGCCGGGCTCGCGGAGATGACGCGCATCGGCGTCCCGGTGCCCGACGGCTTCACCGTCACCACGCAGGCGTGCGTCGCGGCGATGCAGGCAGGCGGCACCTGGCCGGACAACCTGTGGGCGCAGATCGAGGCGCACCTGGACGACCTCGAACGGCGCACGGGCCGCACGCTCGGCGGCTCCGAACGCCCCCTGCTGGTGTCGGTCCGCTCGGGCTCGGTGTTCTCGATGCCCGGCATGATGGACACCATCCTCAACCTCGGCATCAGCGACGACGCCGCCGCGGGCCTCGCCGCCGAGACCGGCAACGCGCGCTTCGCGTGGGACTCCTACCGCCGGTTCCTCCAGATGTACGGCGAGGTGGTCGAAGGCGTGCCCGCGCACGCGTTCGAGGACGAGCTGGCCGCGCTCAAGGGCCGCCGCGGCGTCACCCAGGACACCGACCTGACGGTCGAGGACCTTCAGGAGCTCGTCGCGACCTTCCGCCGCGTGGCGCGCGCCAACGGCGCCGACATCCCCACCGACCCGCGCGAGCAGCTGCGCCGCTCGGTCAACGCCGTCTTCGCCTCGTGGGACAACCCCCGCGCCCGGGTCTACCGCGGCCTCAACGCCATCCCCGACGACCTGGGCACGGCCGTCAACGTGCAGCAGATGGTGTTCGGCAACCGTGGCGAGTCCTCGGCCACCGGCGTCGCCTTCACCCGCAACCCGTCGACCGGCGCGAAGGAGCTCTACGGCGAGTTCCTCGTCAACGCCCAGGGCGAGGACGTCGTCGCCGGCATCCGCACCCCCCGCCCGCTGGCCGAGCTCGAGACCGTGCTCCCCGAGGCCTACCGCCAGTTCCTCGACACGATGACGCTCCTCGAGAGCCACTACGGGGACATGCAGGACATCGAGTTCACCATCGAGCAGAGCAAGCTCTACCTGCTGCAGACCCGCAACGGGAAGCGCACCGCCGCCGCCGCGCTCAAGGTCGCCCGCGACATGGTCGACGAGGGCGTCATCGACCGTGAGACGGCGCTGCGGCGCATCGAGCCCGAGCAGCTCGACCAGCTCCTGCACCCGGGCCTCGACCCGAAGCACACCGCCACCCCGGTGACGCGCGGCCTCAACGCCTCCCCGGGCGCCGCCGTCGGACGCCTCGTGTTCGACGCCGACACGGCCGCCGAGCGCGGCAAGGCCGGCGACGCCGTCGTGCTGGTGCGCTGGGAGACGACGCCCGACGACATCCACGGCGTCGTCGCCGCGCAGGGCGTGCTCACCGCCCACGGCGGCATGACGTCGCACGCGGCCGTCGTCGCGCGCGGCATGGGCAAGCCGTGCGTCGCCGGGGCCGGCGAGCTGCAGATCGACGTCGCGGCCAAGACCGTCACGATCGGCGGCACGGTGCTCACCGAGGACGACACCGTCACGCTCGACGGGTCCACCGGCAACGTGTACGTCGGCCCGATCGCCCTGGTGCCGCCGCAGATCACCGACGACTTCCGTGAGGTGCTCGGCTGGGCCGACGACGTGCGCCGCCTGGGCGTGCGCGCCAACGCCGACACCGGCCCCGACGCCGCCAAGGCGCGCGAGCTGGGCGCCGAGGGCATCGGCCTGTGCCGCACCGAGCACATGTTCATGGCGGCCGACCGGCTGCCCGTGGTGCAGCGCATGATCCTGGCCTCCGACGCCGACGCGCGCGGCGCAGCGCTCGCCGACCTGCTGCCCATGCAGCAGAGCGACTTCGACGAGATCTTCGAGGCCATGACCGGGCTGCCGGTCACCATCCGCCTCATCGACCCGCCGCTGCACGAGTTCCTGCCCGACCTCGTCGAGCAGTCGCTGCTGGTGCAGCGGCTTGAGATCGCCGGGGCCGGGGCACCGCCGTCGGACGAGCTGGTCGCGGCGCGCGACCTGCTCGCGCACGTCAAGCGGCTGCACGAGATGAACCCCATGCTCGGCACCCGAGGCGTGCGGCTGTCGCTGCTCTACCCGGAGATCTGCGTCATGCAGACGCGCGCGATCATCCGGGCCGCGATCGCCGTGCGGGCACGCGGGCTCGACCCGCGCGTGGAGATCATGGTGCCGCTCGTCGGGTTCGCCGAGGAGCTGCGGCGCATGCGCGAGGTCATCGTCGCCACGGCCGACGAGGAGCTCGCCGCCGCGGGCGTCGCGCTCGACTACACGGTCGGCACCATGATCGAGCTGCCGCGCGCGGCGCTCACGGCCGACAAGGTGGCCGAGCACGCCGACTTCTTCTCCTTCGGCACCAACGACCTCACGCAGACGGCCGTCGGCATCTCGCGCGACGACGCCGAGGGCTCGTTCCTCGCCTCCTACCTGGAGGCGGGCATCGTCCCGGCCAACCCGTTCGCGTCGATCGACGCCGACGGCGTGGCCGAGCTGGTGCGCATCGGCGTCACGAAGGGCCGCGAGACGAAGCCCGGCCTCAAGACGGGCGTGTGCGGCGAGCACGGCGGCGACCCGGCGAGCATCGCGATCTTCGACAAGATCGGCCTCGACTACGTCTCGTGCAGCCCCTACCGCGTCCCGCTGGCCCGCCTGGCCGCAGCCCGCACCACGCTGGACGGCTAA
- a CDS encoding HAD family hydrolase yields the protein MVRAVVFDVGETLVEETRIWTGWARRLGVPPLTFHGVLGGCAALDLPHSAAFEIVRPGCDLEAEEAAWAAEDPDGLRNGFDADDLYPDVVPALTALRDAGLRLVIAGNQPPRALTALRAMDLPVHEIRNSAELGVEKPDPAFFAAVATLAQAPAHEIAYVGDRLDNDVLPSAAAGMVPVLIRRGPWGYLHARRPEAARAHVIDSLLDLPGLLAPDDAQNASAQGAPERHGDERTRPPTGTADAGAA from the coding sequence ATGGTGCGCGCGGTGGTGTTCGACGTCGGCGAGACACTCGTCGAGGAGACGCGCATCTGGACCGGCTGGGCCCGCAGGCTCGGCGTCCCGCCGCTCACGTTCCACGGCGTGCTGGGCGGCTGCGCGGCGCTCGACCTGCCCCACAGCGCCGCGTTCGAGATCGTCCGACCGGGCTGCGACCTGGAGGCCGAGGAGGCCGCCTGGGCCGCGGAGGACCCCGACGGGCTGCGCAACGGCTTCGATGCCGACGACCTGTACCCCGACGTCGTCCCCGCCCTCACCGCGCTGCGCGACGCCGGCCTGCGGCTCGTGATCGCGGGCAACCAGCCGCCGCGCGCGCTCACCGCACTGCGCGCGATGGACCTGCCGGTCCACGAGATCCGCAACTCCGCCGAGCTGGGCGTCGAGAAGCCCGACCCGGCGTTCTTCGCCGCCGTCGCCACCCTGGCCCAGGCCCCCGCACACGAGATCGCCTACGTCGGCGACCGCCTCGACAACGACGTGCTGCCCTCCGCCGCCGCGGGCATGGTCCCGGTGCTCATCCGGCGTGGCCCCTGGGGCTACCTGCACGCCCGCAGGCCCGAGGCGGCCCGCGCCCACGTGATCGACTCGCTGCTCGACCTGCCCGGCCTCCTCGCGCCCGACGACGCTCAGAACGCGTCGGCTCAGGGCGCTCCTGAGCGACACGGGGACGAACGCACAAGGCCGCCCACAGGCACCGCCGACGCGGGCGCGGCCTAG
- a CDS encoding MMPL family transporter: protein MSSVLYQLGRWALRARRLVVIGWVVVLAVVGGTAGLVMQGLDNEVTIPGTEANQALERLAATFPQVSGVSAQVIVVAPDGGAITDASMRAPVEAAVTAFGHLDQVVAVTSPYDETMAASVNDAGNATILQVQLDGDLGSILDSTKDALQDETTQLRSALPDGARAELGGQLFATEFPSISVTEGLGLVVALVVLVLTLGSFVAAGLPLANALVGVGVSMGLLFAATSVATIGSTTPMLAVMLGLAVGIDYALFIVSRHRDQLRDGLAVEESVARATATAGSAVVFAGLTVMIALVGLAVAGIPFLTVMGVAAAGGVGVAVLVSLTLLPALLGFAGERLRPAPRAPRGRRRAKRTAAAAGAAGTGTATVAAAKAAPDATPDAAPAHDDATSRPAPATAPRGGFFATWVRGVTRWPVVTIVLVVAALAALSWPATGLRLALPDAGVLPRDSDARITYDLVSQEFGEGFNGPLIVTGSIVTSTDPVGLMNAMADEIRALPGVADVPLATPNESADTGIVQVIPEGGPTSVATEDLVHEIRGLRPHFLQEYGVDISVTGFTAVGIDVSAKLGEALLPFGLVVVGLCLVLLTMVFRSVWVPVKASLGYLLSVGSAFGVVTLVFQHGFLADLLQVTRTGPVISFMPIVLMGVLFGLAMDYEVFLVSRMREDFVHGDRSAAGGTRARARRAVLSGFQGSAPVVTAAAVIMFAVFAAFVPEGDMNLKPIALGLAVGVAVDAFVVRMVLVPAVMALLGEHAWYIPRWLDRLLPHFDVEGESVAKELALADWPEPGANDAVVAHGLVVDGPGGEPLAGPVTVRVPDGGALVVRADAAASADAVLLALAGRLRLHPSEGSAGAVKVAGYVLPERAAAVRSRVAVLDASAADGGSAHGPSPDGLAVAGAVVDALEDSPRAVVVLRVHALGDRGGREALAYALGAARSAGVAVLVGTTGADASDLLPDAQVVDLGDCPPPGGPEPAHTPAGATAPARAAVGALTANDDSEVSK from the coding sequence ATGTCCTCCGTCCTCTACCAGCTCGGCCGATGGGCGCTGCGCGCCCGCCGCCTCGTCGTCATCGGCTGGGTGGTGGTCCTCGCCGTCGTCGGCGGCACCGCGGGCCTGGTGATGCAGGGCCTCGACAACGAGGTGACGATCCCCGGTACCGAGGCCAACCAGGCGCTCGAACGCCTCGCCGCAACGTTCCCCCAGGTCAGCGGGGTGTCCGCGCAGGTCATCGTGGTCGCCCCCGACGGCGGGGCGATCACCGACGCCAGCATGAGGGCGCCCGTCGAGGCCGCCGTCACGGCCTTCGGCCACCTCGACCAGGTCGTCGCCGTGACCTCTCCGTACGACGAGACCATGGCCGCGTCGGTCAACGACGCCGGGAACGCGACGATCCTCCAGGTGCAGCTCGACGGCGACCTCGGGTCGATCCTCGACTCGACCAAGGACGCGCTCCAGGACGAGACCACGCAGCTGCGGTCGGCGCTGCCCGACGGCGCCCGCGCCGAGCTCGGCGGCCAGCTCTTCGCCACCGAGTTCCCGTCGATCTCGGTCACCGAGGGGCTGGGCCTGGTCGTCGCGCTCGTCGTCCTGGTGCTCACGCTCGGCTCGTTCGTCGCCGCAGGACTGCCGCTGGCCAACGCCCTCGTGGGCGTCGGCGTGAGCATGGGCCTGCTGTTCGCCGCGACGTCGGTCGCCACCATCGGGTCGACGACGCCGATGCTGGCCGTCATGCTCGGCCTCGCCGTCGGCATCGACTACGCGCTGTTCATCGTCTCGCGGCACCGCGACCAGCTACGCGACGGCCTCGCCGTCGAGGAGTCGGTCGCGCGCGCGACCGCGACCGCGGGCTCCGCCGTCGTCTTCGCCGGGCTCACCGTGATGATCGCGCTGGTGGGCCTCGCCGTCGCGGGCATCCCGTTCCTCACCGTCATGGGCGTGGCCGCCGCCGGGGGCGTGGGCGTCGCCGTGCTCGTGTCGCTCACGCTGCTGCCCGCGCTGCTCGGGTTCGCGGGCGAGCGGCTGCGACCCGCGCCGCGCGCCCCGCGCGGCCGTCGCCGTGCGAAGCGCACCGCGGCAGCTGCTGGGGCAGCGGGCACGGGGACCGCGACCGTCGCCGCCGCAAAGGCCGCGCCCGACGCCACGCCCGACGCCGCCCCCGCCCACGACGACGCGACCTCCCGTCCGGCCCCCGCGACCGCCCCTCGGGGCGGCTTCTTCGCCACGTGGGTGCGCGGCGTCACCCGGTGGCCCGTCGTCACGATCGTGCTCGTCGTCGCCGCGCTCGCCGCGCTCAGCTGGCCGGCCACCGGCCTGCGCCTGGCCCTGCCCGACGCCGGGGTGCTGCCCCGTGACAGCGACGCGCGCATCACCTACGACCTGGTCTCGCAGGAGTTCGGCGAGGGCTTCAACGGCCCGCTCATCGTCACCGGCTCGATCGTCACGAGCACCGACCCGGTCGGCCTCATGAACGCGATGGCCGACGAGATCCGCGCGCTGCCCGGCGTCGCCGACGTGCCGCTCGCCACCCCCAACGAGTCCGCCGACACCGGCATCGTCCAGGTCATCCCCGAGGGCGGCCCGACGTCGGTCGCCACCGAGGACCTGGTCCACGAGATCCGCGGGTTGCGCCCGCACTTCCTGCAGGAGTACGGCGTCGACATCTCCGTCACCGGGTTCACCGCCGTGGGCATCGACGTCTCGGCCAAGCTGGGCGAGGCCCTGCTGCCGTTCGGGCTCGTCGTCGTCGGGCTGTGCCTGGTGCTGCTGACCATGGTGTTCCGGTCGGTGTGGGTGCCCGTCAAGGCGTCGCTCGGGTACCTGCTGAGCGTGGGGTCGGCGTTCGGCGTCGTCACGCTCGTGTTCCAGCACGGGTTCCTCGCCGACCTGCTCCAGGTCACGCGCACGGGCCCGGTCATCAGCTTCATGCCGATCGTCCTCATGGGCGTGCTGTTCGGGCTCGCCATGGACTACGAGGTGTTCCTCGTGTCGCGCATGCGCGAGGACTTCGTCCACGGCGACCGCTCCGCGGCGGGCGGGACGCGGGCGCGGGCCCGCCGCGCGGTGCTCTCGGGCTTCCAGGGGTCGGCTCCCGTCGTCACCGCCGCGGCCGTCATCATGTTCGCCGTCTTCGCGGCGTTCGTCCCCGAGGGCGACATGAACCTCAAGCCGATCGCGCTCGGCCTGGCCGTCGGCGTGGCGGTCGACGCCTTCGTCGTGCGGATGGTGCTGGTGCCCGCCGTCATGGCCCTGCTCGGCGAGCACGCCTGGTACATCCCCCGGTGGCTCGACCGGCTGCTGCCGCACTTCGACGTCGAGGGGGAGAGCGTCGCCAAGGAGCTCGCGCTCGCCGACTGGCCCGAGCCGGGCGCGAACGACGCCGTCGTCGCGCACGGGCTCGTGGTCGACGGCCCGGGTGGCGAGCCGCTCGCCGGCCCGGTCACGGTGCGGGTGCCCGACGGCGGGGCGCTCGTCGTGCGCGCCGACGCCGCGGCGTCCGCGGACGCAGTGCTGCTCGCCCTCGCCGGACGGCTGCGGCTGCACCCCTCGGAGGGGTCCGCGGGTGCGGTCAAGGTCGCCGGCTACGTGCTGCCCGAGCGGGCGGCCGCGGTCCGGTCGCGGGTCGCGGTGCTCGACGCCTCGGCCGCCGACGGCGGCTCCGCCCACGGCCCCTCACCGGACGGGCTGGCGGTCGCCGGCGCGGTCGTCGACGCGCTCGAGGACTCCCCGCGCGCCGTCGTCGTGCTGCGCGTGCACGCCCTGGGAGACAGGGGCGGGCGCGAGGCGCTGGCGTACGCGCTCGGGGCCGCGCGCTCGGCGGGCGTCGCCGTGCTCGTGGGCACGACCGGCGCCGACGCGTCCGACCTGCTGCCCGACGCGCAGGTCGTGGACCTCGGCGACTGCCCACCCCCCGGCGGGCCCGAACCCGCGCACACGCCGGCCGGGGCGACGGCCCCGGCCCGAGCCGCCGTCGGCGCGCTCACCGCGAACGACGACTCGGAGGTGTCGAAGTGA
- a CDS encoding sugar phosphate isomerase/epimerase family protein yields the protein MDPAIPVTLSTASVYPRRAAYAFESAAELGYDGVEVMVWSDPASQDPAVLARLAAHHGVRVRSLHAPTLLVSQGVWGRDPATKLRRTVDMALELGAGTVVVHPPFRWQYRYARGFQDQVRELQAESGVTLAVENMYPWKARGRSDRHYVAYLPGWDATEHDYDCVTLDLSHAAVARQSGLELVAAFGDRLRHLHLADGTGAPRDEHLVPGRGSMDCADVLVELARRGWRGDVVVEISTRRDRSAHERHGDLEAALTFARSYLAPVPTAYRPPAAEHHHLPADAW from the coding sequence ATGGACCCGGCGATCCCGGTCACCCTCTCGACTGCCTCGGTGTACCCGCGGCGGGCCGCCTACGCGTTCGAGTCGGCTGCCGAGCTGGGGTATGACGGCGTCGAGGTCATGGTGTGGTCGGACCCGGCGTCGCAGGACCCGGCCGTTCTGGCGCGCCTGGCCGCCCACCACGGCGTGCGCGTTCGCAGCCTGCATGCTCCGACGCTGCTCGTCAGTCAGGGCGTGTGGGGCCGCGACCCCGCGACCAAGCTGCGGCGCACCGTCGACATGGCGCTCGAGCTGGGCGCGGGCACCGTCGTCGTCCACCCGCCGTTCCGGTGGCAGTACCGCTACGCGCGCGGTTTCCAGGACCAGGTGCGCGAGCTTCAGGCGGAGTCGGGCGTGACGCTGGCGGTCGAGAACATGTACCCGTGGAAGGCGCGGGGTCGCAGCGACCGGCACTATGTGGCCTATCTGCCGGGCTGGGACGCGACGGAGCACGACTACGACTGCGTGACGCTCGACCTGTCGCACGCCGCGGTGGCGCGCCAGTCGGGGCTGGAGCTGGTTGCGGCGTTCGGGGACCGGCTGCGGCACCTGCACCTTGCCGACGGCACGGGGGCCCCGCGTGACGAGCACCTGGTGCCGGGCCGTGGCTCGATGGACTGTGCCGACGTGCTCGTCGAGCTCGCGCGGCGTGGGTGGCGGGGTGACGTGGTGGTCGAGATCTCGACGCGCCGGGACCGGTCGGCGCACGAGCGGCACGGCGATCTCGAGGCGGCGTTGACGTTTGCGCGCTCGTACCTGGCGCCTGTGCCGACGGCGTACCGGCCGCCGGCCGCCGAGCATCACCATCTGCCGGCCGACGCGTGGTGA
- a CDS encoding pyruvate, water dikinase regulatory protein yields the protein MAAPVRVVDIHVVADSTGDTGARVARAVQAQYPTLEVVVVRHPRIHDTSGVDDAIALLRESPGNAVVFCTIVDLGLHERIEAACRELGVPFADLMAPALDAVFTRVGQHPSRIVQPVGLAADYFERIHAMEFAVANDDGNLSDSLTEAEIVLVGASRTGKTPLSMYLGYLGYRTANVPLVTGVAPPPALFEAAPWKVVGLTIDPERLLAIRRRRVDLMGAGGLHVAGSDGGHLGGYADLGRIYDELDEVARIQRRLGCPVLDTTSLALEEAAGRVIELVTARRRAHTASVAPFPSQLSEGPDR from the coding sequence ATGGCCGCACCGGTGCGCGTAGTCGACATCCACGTGGTCGCCGACTCGACCGGCGACACCGGGGCCCGTGTCGCCCGCGCGGTGCAGGCCCAGTACCCCACCCTCGAGGTCGTCGTCGTGCGCCACCCGCGCATCCACGACACCTCGGGGGTCGACGACGCGATCGCGCTGCTGCGTGAGTCGCCGGGCAACGCCGTCGTCTTCTGCACCATCGTCGACCTCGGCCTGCACGAGCGCATCGAGGCCGCGTGCCGCGAGCTGGGCGTCCCGTTCGCCGACCTCATGGCACCCGCGCTCGACGCCGTGTTCACCCGTGTCGGGCAGCACCCCTCACGCATCGTGCAACCCGTCGGGCTCGCGGCCGACTACTTCGAACGCATCCACGCCATGGAGTTCGCCGTCGCCAACGACGACGGCAACCTGTCCGACAGCCTCACCGAGGCCGAGATCGTCCTGGTGGGCGCCTCGCGCACCGGCAAGACGCCGTTGTCGATGTACCTCGGCTACCTCGGGTACCGGACGGCCAACGTGCCGCTCGTGACGGGCGTCGCCCCGCCGCCCGCGCTCTTCGAGGCCGCACCGTGGAAGGTCGTGGGGCTCACCATCGACCCCGAACGCCTGCTCGCGATCCGGCGCCGCCGCGTCGACCTCATGGGCGCGGGCGGCCTCCACGTGGCAGGGTCGGACGGCGGGCACCTCGGAGGCTACGCGGACCTCGGCCGCATCTACGACGAGCTCGACGAGGTCGCCCGCATCCAGCGGCGCCTCGGCTGCCCCGTGCTGGACACCACCTCCCTCGCACTGGAGGAGGCCGCCGGCCGGGTCATCGAGCTCGTCACCGCACGTCGTCGGGCGCACACCGCGTCCGTCGCCCCGTTCCCCAGCCAGCTCTCGGAAGGACCGGATCGATGA